One window of Bacillus alkalicellulosilyticus genomic DNA carries:
- the liaF gene encoding cell wall-active antibiotics response protein LiaF — MHISRNVLIGIVIILIGVSALMNTLNTNIHLGSFIGPLIFFVLGLYFHRKGNRLLSGIFFLISLIAFFDHVLHINIVGVIIASIFIYFGYRLMSGEKEKPKEETSPYHEQPHSNHETVIEKKENPDEHKFGDTHFDKKIFTSPTFRSSLIGDLHLLSRFELKDMTIRNAIGDIKIDLSKAIIPDGETVIVVNGWIGDIDIYIPDDLDISIQAMVSLGELDIFDNNQSGFNRSISVTTKDFKDAPKRVKIVLALFIGDIDVRYV, encoded by the coding sequence TTGCATATATCTAGAAATGTCCTCATTGGAATTGTCATCATCTTAATTGGAGTAAGCGCCTTAATGAATACATTGAACACGAATATTCACCTTGGGAGCTTTATCGGTCCACTAATCTTTTTTGTTCTTGGACTGTACTTTCATCGTAAAGGCAATCGTTTGTTAAGTGGTATTTTCTTTCTTATTAGCCTTATCGCGTTTTTCGATCATGTGTTACACATTAATATTGTTGGAGTCATTATCGCTAGTATTTTTATTTATTTTGGATATCGACTTATGTCTGGGGAGAAAGAGAAACCAAAAGAGGAGACATCTCCATATCACGAGCAACCTCATTCAAACCATGAAACGGTTATTGAGAAAAAAGAAAATCCAGATGAACATAAATTTGGTGACACTCATTTTGACAAGAAAATATTCACGTCACCAACGTTTCGAAGTTCATTAATTGGCGATTTGCACCTTCTCAGCCGGTTTGAATTAAAGGACATGACGATTCGAAATGCGATAGGAGATATTAAAATTGACCTTTCAAAAGCAATTATTCCCGATGGGGAAACCGTCATCGTTGTTAATGGGTGGATAGGTGATATTGATATTTACATTCCTGATGATTTAGATATTTCCATTCAAGCGATGGTTTCATTAGGTGAACTAGATATTTTTGACAACAATCAAAGTGGATTTAATCGCAGTATCTCTGTGACAACAAAAGATTTTAAAGATGCACCGAAACGAGTGAAAATCGTATTAGCCTTATTTATTGGTGATATCGATGTGAGGTATGTCTAA
- a CDS encoding sensor histidine kinase produces the protein MRTRLFGIQWHIIRYSIWVSLLSGIIIVFTITFGEEQGFTRLLEKKLFGIPLFLLIPIICIEIGVIAGYLFGNCYKKRLDIVLRGTMQLERGNFSHRFPNLGQDEIGIISDHLNEMVERVEEQIASLQRLSTERAEWQDSIKQAAIDEERQRLARDLHDAVSQQLFAISMMTAALPHSLQKKPDKVLGQIETIEKMAAAAQSEMRALLLHLRPSHLEGKNLMLGIEDLLTELKLKHQLSINWKIEQLSTIPKGIEDHLFRLVQEAVSNILRHAKAERIDVQLREVKGQLRLKITDNGIGFDISQQKSSSYGLKMMKERVTEIGGVLEIMSAPGKGTQVEAKVPLVHSR, from the coding sequence ATGAGAACGAGATTATTTGGGATACAATGGCATATTATCCGCTACTCGATATGGGTTAGCTTATTATCAGGAATTATCATTGTCTTTACGATAACGTTTGGAGAAGAACAGGGATTTACGAGATTATTAGAAAAAAAACTATTTGGAATACCGCTTTTTTTACTTATCCCTATCATTTGTATTGAGATCGGCGTAATTGCAGGGTATTTATTTGGGAATTGCTACAAAAAACGGTTAGATATTGTTCTAAGAGGAACGATGCAATTGGAGAGAGGAAATTTTTCTCACCGTTTTCCTAACCTCGGTCAAGATGAAATTGGGATTATAAGTGATCATTTGAATGAAATGGTGGAGCGGGTCGAAGAACAGATTGCTTCGTTACAACGACTATCAACTGAGAGAGCAGAGTGGCAAGACTCAATAAAACAAGCAGCAATTGATGAAGAACGACAGCGGTTAGCAAGAGACCTCCATGATGCGGTCAGTCAACAACTCTTTGCCATTTCAATGATGACAGCAGCACTACCACATTCGTTACAAAAAAAACCGGATAAAGTGTTAGGCCAGATTGAAACGATTGAAAAAATGGCAGCAGCTGCTCAGTCTGAAATGAGGGCTCTATTACTGCATTTGCGTCCTTCTCACTTAGAAGGAAAGAATTTAATGCTAGGTATAGAAGACTTACTGACAGAATTAAAATTAAAGCACCAGCTCTCTATCAATTGGAAAATCGAACAACTTTCTACTATCCCAAAAGGAATAGAAGACCACCTTTTTCGCCTGGTGCAAGAGGCTGTATCTAATATCCTCCGGCATGCTAAAGCCGAAAGAATTGATGTGCAGTTACGAGAAGTAAAAGGACAACTCCGTTTGAAAATTACTGATAACGGAATTGGGTTTGATATCTCTCAACAGAAAAGTTCATCGTATGGTCTAAAAATGATGAAAGAGCGTGTCACAGAAATCGGAGGAGTTCTTGAAATTATGTCAGCACCAGGAAAAGGAACTCAGGTAGAAGCGAAAGTACCACTTGTTCACTCGAGATGA
- a CDS encoding response regulator transcription factor has product MIKVLLVDDHEMVRMGLSSYLATEDDIEVIGEAGNGLDGIEMALERKPDVILMDLVMEKMDGIEATKEISKQMPHVKIIVLTSFIDDEKVYPVIEAGAFSYLLKTTRANDIASAIRSAYRGEAIVEAKVTNKMMARMRQQSKRELHDELTPRELEVLCLIGNGKTNQEIADDLFIGVKTVKTHVSNILAKLEVEDRTQIAIYAHRHQLVK; this is encoded by the coding sequence TTGATAAAAGTTTTGCTTGTTGATGACCATGAAATGGTGAGAATGGGGCTAAGTTCATATCTAGCAACTGAAGATGATATCGAAGTCATTGGTGAAGCAGGTAATGGGCTTGACGGAATAGAGATGGCACTCGAAAGAAAGCCAGATGTGATTCTAATGGACTTAGTAATGGAAAAAATGGATGGTATTGAGGCCACGAAGGAAATTAGCAAACAAATGCCACATGTAAAAATTATTGTGTTGACTAGTTTTATAGATGATGAAAAAGTGTATCCAGTAATTGAAGCGGGAGCATTTAGTTATTTATTAAAAACAACGAGAGCCAATGATATTGCAAGCGCAATTCGCAGTGCATACCGTGGTGAAGCGATAGTTGAAGCAAAAGTAACAAATAAGATGATGGCGAGAATGAGACAGCAATCAAAACGTGAATTACATGATGAACTCACGCCACGAGAATTAGAGGTTTTATGCTTAATAGGAAATGGGAAAACCAATCAAGAAATTGCAGATGATTTGTTTATCGGTGTGAAAACGGTAAAGACACATGTAAGTAATATTCTTGCTAAGTTGGAAGTAGAGGACCGTACACAAATTGCAATTTATGCCCACAGACATCAACTTGTTAAATAA
- a CDS encoding transglycosylase domain-containing protein produces the protein MIIIGTTIPVIGLFFSFSLYLFIILAGDYVIDDKKLVMNTATKIVNEDEEELTKLFVENRELTSIHEIPEHVQHAFVAIEDARFYDHQGVDIRAIARALYRDILAGSKVEGGSTITQQLAKNTFLTPEKTFLRKTNEVLIAMNLERRYSKEQLLEMYLNRIYFGHGAYGIQSAATLYFNKDVSELTVEDGALLAGLPKAPNSYSPINHPVRSKQRRDLVLSVMERRGYLSAEEAVRLQGKTVAINVNRLSQHEAYATYIDMVLDEAEERFHLTNEEVLTGGYTIVVPMDKQLQETSFKMFQDDGYFPGTDEHVQGAFVMLDVRTGAVLAAQGGRQYISKGINRVNVKRQPGSTFKPVAVYGPALEEGKAQPYSLLRDELLEYDGYAPRNANQQYQGEMTMYDAITHSTNASAVWLFNQLGIGTGKTYLDKLGLGVRDNGLAIALGGLEEGVSPLQLSKAYRAFAKEGKLIDHYVISEMYDGNGKLLGRASIEEQEVFSKQTAWNMTRMLESVVIEGTARHGESSKALAGKTGTTSYTDIEGAIRDAWFVGYTPEVVGAVWIGYDATTDHSHLTGGSSYATQLFKDILNQIPLQNSYSFTKPNDVNELEEPIRLGTVSDVSAKLTFAGRGLVGVRMNWTALEDKRIQYRIYELTKEGMNHIGTVVGEGSFTVGSVNPFSLKEYIVIPYNPQTEQEGTPSNTAEVLMRIGF, from the coding sequence ATGATTATAATTGGAACAACTATCCCGGTCATTGGATTGTTTTTTAGCTTTAGTTTATATCTTTTCATTATTTTAGCTGGTGATTATGTCATTGATGATAAAAAATTAGTGATGAATACTGCCACTAAAATAGTAAACGAAGATGAAGAAGAATTAACAAAGCTATTTGTCGAAAATCGAGAGCTTACCTCCATTCATGAAATCCCTGAACATGTTCAACATGCTTTTGTCGCTATCGAGGATGCTAGGTTTTATGACCATCAAGGAGTTGACATACGAGCTATTGCTCGTGCGTTATATCGTGACATATTAGCGGGTTCGAAGGTAGAAGGCGGAAGTACAATCACACAACAACTTGCGAAAAATACATTTTTAACTCCTGAAAAAACATTTCTAAGGAAGACAAATGAAGTCCTTATCGCTATGAACCTTGAACGGCGATACAGTAAAGAACAATTACTAGAAATGTACCTAAACCGCATCTATTTCGGACACGGGGCGTATGGGATTCAGTCAGCGGCAACGCTTTATTTTAATAAAGATGTCTCTGAATTAACAGTAGAGGATGGTGCTCTGCTCGCAGGCTTACCAAAAGCACCTAATAGTTATTCACCAATTAATCATCCCGTACGAAGTAAACAACGTCGAGATCTTGTGTTAAGTGTAATGGAACGTAGAGGGTATCTTTCAGCTGAAGAGGCTGTCCGGTTGCAAGGAAAGACAGTAGCGATAAATGTAAACAGGTTAAGTCAACATGAAGCGTATGCCACTTATATTGATATGGTTTTAGATGAGGCGGAGGAAAGATTCCACCTAACAAACGAGGAAGTGTTAACTGGCGGCTATACCATAGTGGTTCCTATGGATAAACAATTACAAGAAACATCCTTTAAAATGTTTCAAGATGACGGTTACTTTCCAGGAACGGATGAACATGTGCAAGGTGCTTTTGTCATGTTAGATGTCAGGACGGGGGCAGTCCTTGCTGCACAAGGAGGCCGTCAATATATTTCAAAAGGGATAAACCGAGTGAATGTGAAAAGGCAACCAGGTTCGACGTTCAAACCTGTAGCGGTGTATGGGCCTGCTTTAGAGGAAGGAAAGGCCCAGCCTTACTCGCTTTTGCGAGACGAGTTACTAGAATATGACGGATATGCTCCTCGCAATGCAAACCAGCAGTATCAAGGTGAAATGACAATGTATGATGCGATTACTCACTCAACAAATGCATCTGCAGTTTGGTTGTTTAACCAGTTAGGAATAGGAACAGGTAAAACCTATTTAGATAAATTGGGGCTTGGTGTACGAGACAACGGTTTAGCAATTGCGTTAGGTGGTCTTGAGGAAGGCGTAAGTCCACTACAATTATCAAAGGCGTACCGTGCCTTTGCCAAAGAAGGAAAACTGATAGACCATTACGTTATTTCTGAAATGTACGATGGAAATGGTAAACTTCTAGGAAGAGCAAGCATAGAAGAACAGGAAGTATTTTCAAAACAAACCGCGTGGAATATGACAAGAATGTTAGAATCCGTTGTTATCGAAGGAACCGCGCGTCATGGTGAGAGTTCAAAAGCGTTAGCCGGAAAAACAGGGACGACGTCGTATACTGACATTGAAGGAGCGATAAGAGATGCCTGGTTTGTTGGATACACACCAGAGGTCGTCGGAGCTGTGTGGATTGGCTATGATGCGACAACCGATCACTCTCATTTAACAGGAGGGAGCTCATATGCTACCCAATTATTTAAGGATATTCTTAATCAAATCCCTTTACAAAATAGTTATAGCTTTACAAAGCCAAATGATGTTAATGAACTTGAAGAACCAATTCGATTAGGGACAGTGTCCGATGTATCGGCGAAACTCACGTTTGCAGGAAGAGGACTTGTTGGAGTAAGGATGAATTGGACAGCATTAGAAGACAAAAG